Below is a window of Aedes aegypti strain LVP_AGWG unplaced genomic scaffold, AaegL5.0 Primary Assembly AGWG_AaegL5_hic_scaff_1748_PBJ_arrow, whole genome shotgun sequence DNA.
CGGGGAATGATTCTGGTCTTCTTGTTGTCACGGGCAGCGTTTCCTGCCAATTCGAGCACTTCAGCGGCCAGATATTCCATAACGGCAGCCAAGTAGACTGGAGCGCCGGCACCGACACGCTCGGCATAGTTGCCCTTCCGGAGCAGACGGTGAATACGACCGACTGGGAACTGCAATCCAGCGCGGTTGGAACGGGACTTTGCCTTTCCCTTAACTTTGCCTCCTTTGCCGCGGCCAGACATTTTGTGGTTGAGTTTGAGTGGACTTGAGAAACAAACGTTCACGAAGCGTACGTAAGCGGTACTGATGGTGATTTCACCGGATGAGGGTATCTTTTATACATGCGTAGCCCTGCGCTGCACTCATACTAGGATGGTACGAACGAAATGGATGAAGTAGCAAACGAAGCGAAGGGGCGGAACAGCGCTCACCATTCTACGGGTATAAAAGAGAACCGACTGGTTCGGTCGGGCATCAGTTTCAGTTTTCGTTTGGAATCTAAAACAACGTTAGCAGCACGATGGCACCGAAAACCAGCGGAAAGGCCGCGAAGAAATCCGGCAAGGCCCAGAAGAACATTGTCAAGGgcgataagaagaagaagaagcagcgcAGGAAGGAAAGCTACGCCATCTACATCTACAAGGTGTTGAAGCAAGTTCACCCCGACACTGGCGTTTCGTCGAAAGCCATGAGCATCATGAACAGCTTCGTCAACGACATCTTTGAGCGTATTGCCGCCGAAGCCTCCCGCCTGGCCCACTACAACAAGCGTTCGACGATCACATCCCGCGAAATCCAAACCGCCGTCCGGCTTCTGCTCCCGGGAGAGTTGGCCAAGCACGCCGTTTCGGAAGGCACCAAGGCCGTCACCAAATACACCAGCTCCAAGTAAATGACGACCGACACTGCGTTCAATCACACCAAACCAaaaggcccttttcagggccactattTCAATCCCGAAAaagagttgattttgaaaatctgacACTAGACTGTTTTATCACACTATTGAACCGACTGAGGTAGTGCCACGGCGGTGACTTCATACGTGACAACACCCCCCTCTCTTATCAGtttgaatttattcaattcattttatttattcgatgTTATCAGTTTCAGTATTGATTAATTATAACGATTACAGTTGCAGAGATTTGGATCCCCATTCAGCTGCGTAATAAATAATAGGAATTTAATTGTTAAGCAGTATAGGGAAAAATCTGTTCACAAAAAAACCCTAGATCTAAGTTTTTCCATCAGTTTGAATTTAAAACAAGAAGATCCACTTCGTACGTTCAACATTTCTgctgattgcaaaaaaaaaaatgttgtgccagccatgttgtacctTAACCACACTTCATTCACTAGCAGAACGTTTaaagttcaatatttatgcTGATTGCCATGTTGCACCTTAACAACTTCATTTTTGCTATCGGTTGTGCTGCATGTTAGTAGTTTAGACAATTTTGACATCATAGGACTAGCTAGCTAGGCAGGCATGATGACAAGTTTCTTCTCAACGTATTGGAAAGAAGCTCATTATGTTTTCTAGCGTCCCATTACAAACGATCTCGTAAGAGCATCCCAGCAGTTCAGGCTATCATAATAACGTTTATCGAACAACagttcgtccccttgatgctacaactagataactcgaaatttgaaatttttgacttcaatatgtcaaaacatttttcttaattagatctgcaaaatatccacaggtcttaagcgtgtgattcaaaatacacaagttaaagattatttttcaatcataatctctgcgattaaccatcaccttgttaaacggtcatactttcaaagttgcacatctcaaaattttgattttcgagttatctagttgtagcattaaggggacgagttGATGCAAATGTTATCGATCGGATAAGCTCGATAATGCCATCAATCAGTTCCCATTGATGGGGCCCATTCACATAGCTCATGGGTGGGTGGTGTGTCTTCGAGATGTAACGGGTCAAACGAAACAATGGGTGGTGGGCGCGTTGCAAATGGTCAttgttggcgttatgaaatttgcgaatgaTGGTGACATGACACGTTGTGTGGTTGCCATTCGGCTTCCTGGCTCGGGTGTTGCTCAGTACTAGCACGGACAGACACGTTGAACAGCCCCTGAGGGCACTGTACACAAAAATATATCTCGATCGGGGGAGTGTAGGGTGCAGTTTCTACACCGGGAACACGTGCCGTGGGGCATGTTAGGGACTTCCGAGAACAATTTGTCGCGAATTCAGCGCGACATGTCCGGTACTACTGCCGCCAGAAGAGATTGTATGGAATGTTCATTCGATGCAACTGCAGCTAGCAAAACCGATGCCTATTCGGGCAGATTTCGCACTAGCTCATTTGCAGATTCCACCGCAGGGAGGGTGCTTGCTTTGCTTGCTTGCTTCTTGAAGTAAAACATTCTCAGATAAACTAGATCCATAGTAGCACGTGCACTGTCCTTTTCCAATGCAGTTGCCGCCGATGGCTGAGGCAAATGCCAGCAATTTGCACACATTCGACCAACCAACAGTGCACAGGTGGAAGGTGATTAGTGTTTGGTGACATTGTTTTCCGGACAAAATGGCACAAACTCGTGTGACTGACGTCATAGTCGAGCCCAAGTTTTCGGTATGTTTgatgaaaaacatcaaattaacattgttcaaagtttactaaaaccaaACGCGTAACATCGCTCGTCGGCACTGGGAATGACTTTGTTTGAGGCTCATTAGGGGCCATTAGACACCGGCATACTGGCTATACCCGCATGTCACCGCAAAGAGCAACCATTCATGTTGCCAAATTCACCACCGCCGTGCAGGGTGGTATTGTT
It encodes the following:
- the LOC110680678 gene encoding histone H2A, which encodes MSGRGKGGKVKGKAKSRSNRAGLQFPVGRIHRLLRKGNYAERVGAGAPVYLAAVMEYLAAEVLELAGNAARDNKKTRIIPRHLQLAIRNDEELNKLLSGVTIAQGGVLPNIQAVLLPKKTEKKA
- the LOC110680676 gene encoding histone H2B, which produces MAPKTSGKAAKKSGKAQKNIVKGDKKKKKQRRKESYAIYIYKVLKQVHPDTGVSSKAMSIMNSFVNDIFERIAAEASRLAHYNKRSTITSREIQTAVRLLLPGELAKHAVSEGTKAVTKYTSSK